The following proteins come from a genomic window of Pyxidicoccus sp. MSG2:
- a CDS encoding arylamine N-acetyltransferase family protein, translated as MFDAKSYLERFGATAGMPLAALHHAHLQTVPFENLDIHLKRLFQLDEEAFFDKVVVQRRGGICYELNGLFARLLRTLGYGVTLLSARVATQPDASTYGPDFAHVAILVEDASGRWLADVGFGDCFLEPLRLDERGVQVQAGRGFRLTEAGGELVVWSESPTGGWEAEYAVSLTPRKLGDFAEMSHYTQTSPQSHFTQRRVCTRVTPDGRITLKDDGLLTTRNGVRHEEPLADAAAWNKALATHFGITLPADR; from the coding sequence ATGTTCGACGCCAAGAGTTACCTGGAGCGCTTCGGGGCGACCGCGGGCATGCCGCTCGCGGCGCTCCACCACGCCCACCTCCAGACCGTCCCCTTCGAGAACCTGGACATCCACCTGAAGCGGCTCTTTCAGTTGGACGAGGAGGCCTTCTTCGACAAGGTCGTCGTCCAGCGGCGGGGCGGCATCTGCTACGAGCTCAACGGCCTCTTCGCGCGCCTGCTGCGGACGCTCGGCTACGGCGTGACGCTGCTGTCCGCGCGCGTGGCCACACAGCCGGACGCGAGCACCTACGGGCCCGACTTCGCCCATGTGGCCATCCTGGTGGAGGACGCCTCGGGCCGCTGGCTGGCCGACGTCGGCTTCGGGGACTGCTTCCTGGAGCCGCTGCGCCTCGACGAGCGGGGCGTCCAGGTGCAGGCCGGGCGCGGCTTCCGGCTCACGGAGGCCGGAGGGGAGCTCGTCGTCTGGAGCGAGTCTCCCACGGGCGGCTGGGAGGCGGAGTACGCCGTCTCCCTCACGCCGCGCAAGCTCGGGGACTTCGCGGAGATGAGCCACTACACCCAGACGTCGCCCCAGTCGCACTTCACGCAGCGCCGCGTGTGCACTCGCGTCACTCCGGACGGGCGCATCACCCTCAAGGATGACGGGCTCCTCACCACCCGCAACGGCGTGCGCCACGAGGAGCCGCTCGCGGACGCGGCCGCCTGGAACAAGGCGCTCGCGACGCACTTCGGAATCACCCTGCCCGCCGACAGGTGA
- a CDS encoding DUF642 domain-containing protein, whose protein sequence is MKGISCGKSLVGLGLGLALAGCGPELDADTAREPATGTATQPLTELVTNGSFESSPLGFSNWVSVFAGSTQLTGWTVLGSGIDVMAKSYRSSNSGLASIDLNAYDAGGVSQTLTTVPGTGYTVRWAQAGCVGTYIKVSAGSISYNFRINTAGWVSNNFVFNATSASTEVKFESLSTGVSCGPQLDSVSVTGP, encoded by the coding sequence ATGAAAGGCATTTCTTGTGGGAAGTCGCTCGTGGGACTGGGCCTGGGCCTCGCGCTGGCGGGGTGCGGCCCGGAGCTGGACGCGGACACCGCGCGGGAGCCGGCGACCGGCACGGCGACGCAGCCACTCACCGAGCTCGTCACCAATGGCAGCTTCGAGTCCTCGCCGCTCGGCTTCAGCAACTGGGTGTCGGTCTTCGCGGGCAGCACCCAGCTCACCGGGTGGACCGTCCTGGGCTCGGGCATCGACGTGATGGCCAAGAGCTACAGGTCCTCCAACAGCGGCCTGGCGTCCATCGACCTCAATGCGTATGACGCGGGCGGCGTCTCCCAGACGCTCACCACGGTGCCGGGAACCGGGTACACGGTGCGCTGGGCGCAGGCCGGTTGCGTGGGCACGTACATCAAGGTCTCCGCGGGCAGCATCTCGTACAACTTCCGGATAAACACCGCGGGGTGGGTGTCCAACAACTTCGTGTTCAACGCCACCAGCGCCAGCACCGAGGTGAAGTTCGAGAGCCTGTCGACGGGCGTGTCGTGCGGGCCACAGCTCGACAGCGTCTCCGTCACGGGTCCCTGA
- a CDS encoding RCC1 domain-containing protein: MHRKSLPFRGSRLGALLTLLLMSALAGLEGCKPSESAPAEETSTAVFSIAVDESASGGDTGGAGLVSSFANFSFTSVTRIRIDVLETATSAPLFKGVDLTLAGGTWSGTVPFLPRNKGLTFQARATGGKEELFFTGSTDKTLAGDNEDVVIVLAPVSNGETISLPRIKKITIPTEFPPGKRGNIDFLVEASTGEQLRYVITAEAGGGSFYPVQGTLQLLGTTGTFVSQYVPPPVTTETEFTHEVLVTNPAGHSIKTTFKTKVLPVDPSADAIDTHVHVLFNPVIQSLKATRRVGTGDVLWEATVADDGAASTLAYAWSFNPNGTFDPAPAFTGQTNPTTMTGYSPALQGELVLQVTDADGGQTTLKYVLTPGQFPDNPYDVGNLNGLISIRAGESHTCVLFDNANVRCWGLNSSGQLGYEHTLDIGDNEHPYTAGNVAVVGNALQVVTGSNHTCALLEGGFVRCWGGNTHGQLGYGHTANIGDGEPVASEGYVGLGGRAVKLAAGAEHTCAVLNTGKVRCWGANTYGQLGQGHTQDVGNNEWVWSAGDVDVGGLVQDITAGASHTCALLTTGKVRCWGQAELGQLGYGNFAAIGDNETPATAGDVDVGGPVLQLSAGKAHTCALLSTGRVVCWGYNQNGQLGYPGYYSLPYYPYFTNVGDTETPASVGTVELYGTALQVAAGADHTCALMSFGAVKCWGYGGYGQLGYGKPSTLPTPNFELVNLGGASAYYVTAGGSHTCALLSTGKARCWGRNDHGQLGYSNTLNQGDDELPSAAGDIQVLGPPVGP, encoded by the coding sequence ATGCATCGAAAGAGCCTTCCATTCCGAGGGAGCCGCCTCGGGGCACTGCTGACCCTCCTCCTGATGAGCGCGCTGGCGGGCCTCGAGGGCTGCAAGCCTTCCGAGTCCGCCCCAGCCGAAGAGACGAGCACCGCGGTGTTCTCCATCGCCGTCGACGAGTCGGCGTCGGGGGGTGACACCGGCGGGGCCGGCCTCGTGTCGTCGTTCGCCAACTTCTCCTTCACGAGCGTGACGCGCATCCGCATCGACGTGCTGGAGACGGCGACGAGCGCCCCGCTCTTCAAGGGGGTGGACCTCACGCTGGCGGGAGGAACGTGGTCGGGCACCGTGCCCTTCCTGCCTCGGAACAAGGGCCTCACCTTCCAGGCGCGCGCCACGGGCGGCAAGGAGGAGCTGTTCTTCACCGGCAGCACGGACAAGACGCTCGCGGGCGACAACGAGGACGTGGTCATCGTGCTGGCGCCGGTGAGCAACGGGGAGACCATCTCCCTGCCGCGCATCAAGAAAATCACCATCCCCACCGAGTTCCCCCCGGGCAAGCGCGGCAACATCGACTTCCTGGTGGAGGCCAGCACGGGGGAACAGCTCCGCTACGTCATCACCGCCGAGGCCGGCGGCGGCTCCTTCTACCCGGTGCAGGGCACCCTCCAGCTGCTGGGCACCACTGGCACCTTCGTCAGCCAGTACGTGCCGCCCCCGGTGACGACGGAGACCGAGTTCACCCATGAGGTGCTCGTCACCAACCCGGCCGGCCACTCCATCAAGACGACCTTCAAGACGAAGGTGCTGCCGGTGGACCCCTCGGCCGACGCCATCGACACGCACGTGCACGTGCTCTTCAACCCGGTCATCCAGTCCCTCAAGGCCACGCGGCGGGTGGGTACCGGGGACGTCCTCTGGGAGGCGACCGTCGCGGATGACGGCGCGGCCTCCACGCTGGCCTATGCGTGGAGCTTCAACCCCAACGGCACGTTCGACCCCGCGCCCGCCTTCACCGGCCAGACCAACCCCACCACGATGACCGGCTACTCGCCGGCGCTGCAGGGCGAGCTGGTGCTCCAGGTGACGGACGCGGACGGCGGGCAGACGACGCTGAAGTACGTGCTGACGCCCGGCCAGTTCCCGGACAACCCCTATGACGTGGGCAACCTCAACGGCCTCATCTCCATTCGCGCCGGAGAGAGCCACACGTGCGTGCTCTTCGACAACGCCAACGTCCGGTGCTGGGGCCTCAACTCCTCGGGCCAGCTCGGTTACGAGCACACGCTGGACATCGGTGACAACGAGCACCCCTACACCGCCGGCAACGTCGCCGTCGTCGGCAACGCGCTCCAGGTGGTGACGGGCAGCAACCACACCTGTGCCCTGCTCGAGGGCGGCTTCGTGCGCTGCTGGGGCGGCAACACCCACGGCCAGCTCGGCTACGGCCACACCGCCAACATCGGCGACGGCGAGCCCGTTGCAAGCGAGGGCTACGTGGGCCTGGGTGGCCGCGCGGTGAAGCTCGCCGCTGGCGCGGAGCACACCTGCGCGGTCCTCAACACGGGCAAGGTGCGCTGCTGGGGCGCCAACACGTACGGACAGCTCGGCCAAGGCCACACCCAGGACGTGGGTAACAACGAGTGGGTCTGGAGCGCGGGGGACGTGGACGTGGGGGGCCTCGTGCAGGACATCACCGCGGGGGCGTCCCACACCTGCGCGCTGCTCACCACGGGCAAGGTGCGCTGCTGGGGCCAGGCCGAGCTCGGCCAGCTCGGCTACGGGAACTTCGCGGCGATTGGCGACAACGAGACGCCCGCCACCGCGGGAGACGTGGACGTGGGCGGGCCGGTCCTCCAGCTCAGCGCGGGCAAGGCCCACACCTGTGCCCTGCTGAGCACCGGCCGGGTGGTCTGCTGGGGCTACAACCAGAACGGTCAGCTTGGCTATCCGGGCTACTACTCGCTGCCCTACTACCCCTACTTCACCAACGTGGGCGACACCGAGACGCCCGCGTCGGTCGGCACCGTGGAGCTGTATGGCACGGCACTCCAGGTCGCCGCCGGCGCGGACCACACCTGCGCGCTGATGAGCTTCGGCGCCGTGAAGTGCTGGGGGTATGGCGGGTATGGCCAGCTCGGCTACGGCAAGCCCAGCACGCTCCCCACGCCGAACTTCGAGCTCGTGAACCTGGGTGGGGCCTCGGCGTACTACGTGACGGCGGGTGGCTCGCATACCTGCGCGCTGCTGAGCACCGGCAAGGCGCGGTGCTGGGGCCGCAACGACCACGGCCAGCTCGGTTACTCCAACACCCTCAACCAGGGCGATGACGAACTGCCCTCCGCCGCGGGTGACATCCAGGTGCTCGGGCCGCCCGTGGGTCCGTAG
- a CDS encoding serine/threonine-protein kinase, which yields MFQSKPSRPPAWCVLLLLVLAAGCDSASGERPATAATAGTVRFYRELTLDEVGGNVPAMHVDPGGGLWVAVSGDATTAGRSRLYHRPPGGSWRTAYEGPFATELSLSSWRAGEVYFGFNHTLNGFEPNLLRVTAGGSESLPTPRERLDDSEYLQVGSYALLPDGDGWACGQRARLWRFRNGAWVPQPSFAEWTPEAGANTYFCGQVRFDTRGQGWVVEYGGGRLWRGTGGRWELLPPLDGNQALYFHASGLASREGRLYRFEEDRWQPIQGPFVLGDIVLDEDGRWGASRGTVFRIERERWVPVASGQRFESRAIAESDGSVWVLAHDGVYRSTVRQVPTFAETPPGTLPRGLLHLEAADFDGDGDEDLLALTPEGGEGTGLASMVAFRNGGDGRFVPLDSELPRAVQLWNGRFALGDIDGDGDLDLVAATRAGTVEVWRFSAGRFERTRVLPLNTLSVALVDMEGDGDLDLHVAQERYSFYVNDGAGQFTLGPEAPTPPGTDHVLWDDADGDGDADGFALRWRDPPLLMRQDAPGRFQVLPLPLVAEGGAWTDLDRDGRPEASAQRLHNPERAFPFVTCAPTASGGCEPWPHPAAPAGLVVDLDVDGHPDVIQAELRVGARMTQGGEVYLGGEQGFERITDITGPLSQPAVFDANGDGAPDVYTPERGLLLATANAGRAVRVDVSASRSDSRAEGAWVLLRAEPDGPPVATARARGGRALVGLPDPSARYTLEVRFPTGEQRTFTGVEAGSTVRVRDVEGPARAGRLAVLWVSNSVRLVNVTREGLALLLGLVALGWLGRRLLPGQQRVMLPAFALGFLLLLGPLVRWGAPGVLLLGPGAVLPALGTGLLRAWNQRRRARRYAGPYVLLERLGAGAAATVWRARGPHGVAALKLFDAEAMSYPEVRDRFFREARAGMQMAHPNLVHILEAGTLEDGRGFLAMRLVDGPSLRAHLAARGVLAANEVRTLAHDVASALAALHGAGVVHRDVKPENILLGSQGAVLTDLGLVRSIVFKTVTRHGAAVGTLAYMSPEQCVGRPVDGRSDLWSLGVVLYELLSGHRPFLGTHELELVYRIHNTSPAPLPPSVPEDLRALIDRCLSRDVEERFQRAEELLGALNRKEAA from the coding sequence ATGTTTCAATCCAAGCCTTCGCGCCCACCGGCCTGGTGCGTGTTGCTCCTGCTGGTGCTGGCCGCCGGGTGCGACAGCGCGAGCGGCGAGCGCCCTGCCACGGCTGCGACAGCCGGCACCGTTCGCTTCTACCGGGAGCTCACCCTCGACGAGGTGGGAGGGAACGTGCCGGCCATGCACGTGGACCCGGGAGGAGGGCTCTGGGTGGCGGTGTCGGGAGATGCGACGACCGCCGGACGCTCGCGCCTCTACCACCGCCCGCCGGGTGGCTCCTGGCGCACGGCCTACGAGGGCCCCTTCGCCACCGAGCTGTCGCTGTCCTCATGGCGCGCGGGGGAGGTGTACTTCGGCTTCAACCACACCCTGAATGGCTTCGAGCCCAACCTGCTGCGGGTGACGGCCGGGGGCAGTGAGTCTTTGCCCACCCCACGTGAGCGCCTGGATGACAGCGAATACCTCCAGGTGGGCAGCTATGCCCTGCTGCCGGACGGCGACGGCTGGGCTTGTGGACAGCGCGCCCGCCTGTGGCGCTTCAGGAATGGGGCGTGGGTGCCCCAGCCGTCCTTCGCCGAGTGGACACCGGAGGCCGGGGCCAACACCTACTTTTGCGGCCAGGTGCGCTTCGACACCCGGGGCCAGGGGTGGGTGGTGGAGTACGGCGGGGGCAGGCTCTGGCGAGGGACGGGCGGGCGCTGGGAGCTCCTCCCGCCGCTGGACGGCAACCAGGCCCTCTACTTCCACGCCAGCGGACTGGCCTCCCGCGAGGGCCGCCTCTACCGCTTCGAGGAGGACCGCTGGCAGCCCATCCAGGGGCCGTTCGTCCTGGGCGACATCGTGTTGGACGAGGACGGCCGGTGGGGTGCGAGCAGGGGCACCGTCTTCCGCATCGAGCGGGAGCGGTGGGTTCCGGTGGCCAGCGGACAGCGCTTCGAGTCCCGCGCGATAGCCGAGTCCGATGGCTCCGTCTGGGTGCTGGCCCACGATGGCGTCTACCGCTCCACGGTCCGGCAGGTGCCCACCTTCGCGGAGACGCCTCCCGGCACGCTGCCCAGGGGCCTGCTGCACCTCGAGGCCGCGGACTTCGACGGGGATGGGGACGAGGACCTGCTCGCGCTCACCCCCGAGGGCGGCGAGGGCACGGGCCTCGCCTCGATGGTGGCCTTCCGCAACGGAGGCGACGGCCGCTTCGTCCCGCTCGACAGCGAGCTGCCCCGGGCGGTTCAACTGTGGAACGGCCGCTTCGCCCTGGGGGACATCGATGGTGACGGGGACCTGGACCTGGTGGCGGCCACCCGGGCGGGCACGGTGGAGGTGTGGCGCTTCTCCGCCGGGCGCTTCGAGCGCACGCGGGTGCTTCCCCTGAACACCCTCAGCGTGGCGCTCGTGGACATGGAGGGGGATGGAGACCTGGACCTGCACGTGGCCCAGGAGCGGTACTCCTTCTACGTCAACGATGGGGCGGGCCAGTTCACCCTCGGGCCCGAGGCGCCCACGCCGCCCGGGACGGACCACGTGCTGTGGGATGACGCCGACGGGGATGGGGATGCGGATGGCTTCGCCCTGCGCTGGAGGGACCCTCCGCTGCTGATGCGCCAGGACGCGCCGGGACGCTTCCAGGTGCTCCCCCTGCCGCTCGTCGCGGAGGGAGGCGCGTGGACGGACCTGGACCGGGACGGAAGGCCGGAGGCCTCCGCCCAGCGCCTGCACAACCCCGAGCGGGCCTTCCCCTTCGTCACCTGCGCGCCCACGGCCAGCGGTGGCTGCGAGCCCTGGCCGCACCCCGCGGCCCCCGCGGGGCTGGTGGTGGACCTCGACGTGGACGGCCACCCCGACGTCATCCAGGCGGAGCTGCGCGTGGGCGCCCGGATGACGCAGGGCGGAGAGGTGTATCTCGGAGGCGAGCAGGGCTTCGAGCGCATCACCGACATCACGGGCCCGCTGTCCCAGCCCGCGGTGTTCGACGCCAATGGGGACGGGGCACCCGATGTGTACACCCCGGAGCGAGGCCTGCTGCTGGCCACCGCGAACGCGGGCCGCGCCGTGCGGGTGGACGTGAGCGCCAGCCGCAGCGACAGTCGAGCCGAGGGCGCCTGGGTGCTGCTCCGCGCGGAGCCGGACGGCCCACCGGTGGCCACGGCCCGCGCGCGCGGCGGAAGGGCGCTGGTCGGACTTCCGGACCCCTCGGCGCGCTACACCCTGGAGGTGCGCTTCCCCACGGGAGAGCAGCGCACCTTCACGGGAGTGGAGGCGGGCAGCACGGTGCGGGTGCGAGACGTGGAGGGGCCCGCGCGTGCGGGACGTCTCGCCGTGCTGTGGGTGTCCAACTCGGTGCGCCTCGTCAACGTGACTCGCGAGGGCCTCGCCCTGCTGCTCGGACTTGTCGCGCTGGGGTGGCTGGGCAGGAGGCTGCTGCCCGGCCAGCAGCGGGTGATGCTGCCCGCCTTCGCCCTGGGTTTCCTCCTGCTGCTCGGGCCGCTGGTGCGCTGGGGGGCTCCGGGCGTCCTGCTGCTCGGGCCCGGTGCGGTGTTGCCGGCCCTGGGCACGGGACTGCTCCGCGCCTGGAACCAGCGGCGCCGCGCGCGCCGGTATGCCGGGCCCTACGTCCTGCTGGAGCGGCTGGGTGCGGGCGCCGCGGCCACCGTCTGGCGAGCCCGGGGGCCTCACGGTGTCGCGGCCCTCAAGCTGTTCGACGCCGAGGCCATGAGCTACCCCGAGGTGAGAGACCGCTTCTTCCGCGAGGCGCGCGCCGGCATGCAGATGGCCCATCCGAATCTGGTGCACATCCTGGAGGCCGGCACCCTTGAGGACGGCCGGGGCTTTCTCGCCATGCGGCTCGTGGACGGCCCGTCCCTGCGCGCGCACCTCGCGGCGCGTGGCGTGCTCGCGGCGAACGAGGTGCGCACCCTCGCGCACGACGTGGCCTCCGCGCTCGCCGCCCTGCACGGCGCGGGCGTCGTGCACCGCGACGTGAAACCCGAGAACATCCTCCTGGGTTCCCAGGGGGCGGTGCTCACGGACCTCGGCCTGGTGCGCAGCATCGTCTTCAAGACCGTCACGCGCCATGGGGCCGCGGTGGGGACGCTCGCGTACATGAGTCCCGAGCAGTGCGTGGGCCGGCCGGTGGACGGGCGCAGTGACTTGTGGAGCCTCGGCGTGGTGCTCTACGAGCTGCTGTCCGGCCACCGGCCCTTCCTCGGTACCCACGAGCTGGAGCTCGTCTACCGCATCCACAACACCTCCC